The following are encoded in a window of Vespa crabro chromosome 2, iyVesCrab1.2, whole genome shotgun sequence genomic DNA:
- the LOC124421862 gene encoding transmembrane protein 165, translating to MTVVNYNIMKYLLYSFVIIYLNFDYAQAQNDYRYDDKLQITATTMKVEDLTSTQPQGSLGLLHAFVASLSVIVVSELGDKTFFIAAIMAMKHPRLTVFIGAISALALMTILSVIFGYAATIIPRTYTYYISTVLFALFGIKMLRDGYYMSPTGAQEELEEVQSDLRKREDEYEKETSTTLVQDPESGIIRKTTKRSALMVLSRIFLQAFTLTFLAEWGDRSQLTTIILAAREDVYGVVFGGILGHSFCTGLAVLGGRMIAQKISVRTVTIIGGLVFLLFALTALFINPTENT from the exons ATGACTGtcgtaaattataatataatgaaatacttgttatattcttttgtaaTCATTTATCTAAATTTTGATTACGCACAAGCCCAAAATGATTACCGTTATGATGACAAATTACAAATTACAGCAACTACAATG aaagTTGAAGACTTAACATCAACTCAACCTCAGGGCTCTCTTGGGCTCCTACATGCTTTTGTAGCTTCCCTGTCTGTCATTGTTGTTTCCGAATTAGGAGATAAAACTTTCTTCATTGCCGCTATTATGGCAATGAAGCATCCTAGGTTGACTGTTTTTATAGGAGCTATAAGTGCTCTTGCTCTTATGACTATATTATCAG taATATTTGGATATGCGGCAACTATAATTCCACGTAcctatacgtattatatttcAACAGTACTTTTTGCTTTATTTGGTATAAAAATGTTGAGAGACGGATATTATATGTCACCAACAGGAGCACAAGAAGAACTTGAAGAAGTTCAATCAGATTTACGTAAACGAGAAGATGag tatgaaaaagaaacatcaaCCACATTAGTCCAGGATCCAGAAAGTGGTATTATAAGGAAAACTACTAAGCGTTCTGCATTAATGGTACtttctcgaatatttttacaagCATTTACTCTCACCTTTTTGGCAGAATGGGGTGATCGTTCACAGTTAACAACAATCATACTTGCAGCAAGAGag GATGTTTATGGAGTAGTATTTGGTGGTATTCTTGGTCATTCATTTTGTACAGGCTTAGCTGTATTAGGTGGACGTATGATTGCACAAAAAATTTCTGTGCGAACAG tgACTATTATTGGAGGATTGGTATTTCTACTTTTTGCCCTGACAGCTCTGTTTATAAATCCAACAGAAAATACGTGA